One Labilithrix sp. DNA window includes the following coding sequences:
- a CDS encoding GGDEF domain-containing protein — translation MKPSIPPPSNGTRARHRFAIGGLALALAAALGSPALARAVTTTWSSLPIEASLIAVGFLVALGFLAAGWAIGRRVDRLAEEARRDPVTKVGNRRHWEECLAQEVANAARAQMPLSLLLLDVDNLKTLNDRGGHAAGDTSLAIVGEVLKDTCRSRDIPARFGGDEFAVLLPRTHAVEARVLAERIRGELADRRRGHASPIAELLSVSIGICDLASIEEERAEQLFVCADRALYAAKQAGRDRVEVFAPPPRTSTVISLDAARRARKSRLSTNG, via the coding sequence ATGAAGCCGTCGATCCCGCCGCCGAGCAACGGGACACGCGCACGGCATCGCTTCGCGATCGGCGGCCTCGCGCTCGCGCTCGCCGCCGCGCTCGGCTCGCCCGCGCTCGCGCGCGCCGTCACGACGACGTGGTCGTCGCTCCCGATCGAGGCCTCGCTCATCGCGGTCGGCTTCCTCGTCGCGCTCGGCTTCCTCGCCGCGGGCTGGGCGATCGGGCGCCGGGTCGATCGCCTCGCCGAGGAGGCGCGCCGCGATCCGGTGACGAAGGTCGGCAACCGCCGCCACTGGGAGGAGTGCCTCGCACAAGAGGTCGCCAACGCCGCGCGCGCGCAGATGCCGCTCTCTCTCCTCCTCCTCGACGTCGACAACCTGAAAACGCTGAACGATCGCGGCGGCCACGCCGCGGGCGACACGTCGCTCGCGATCGTGGGGGAGGTGCTCAAGGACACGTGCCGCTCGCGCGACATCCCCGCGCGCTTCGGCGGCGACGAGTTCGCGGTCCTCCTCCCGCGCACGCACGCGGTGGAGGCGCGCGTCCTCGCGGAGCGCATCCGCGGCGAGCTCGCCGATCGCCGCCGCGGCCACGCCTCGCCGATCGCGGAGCTCCTCAGCGTCTCGATCGGGATCTGCGATCTCGCGTCGATCGAGGAGGAGAGAGCGGAGCAGCTCTTCGTCTGCGCCGACCGCGCGCTCTACGCCGCGAAGCAGGCGGGGCGCGATCGCGTCGAGGTCTTCGCGCCGCCGCCGCGCACCTCGACCGTCATCAGCCTCGACGCGGCCCGGCGCGCGCGCAAGAGCCGCCTCTCGACGAACGGCTGA
- a CDS encoding sigma-54-dependent Fis family transcriptional regulator, with translation MSTSAASMIERLANARPRESAPRHSVPLDILVVDDEQATRLSLVFALSDAGHQVTEASDGEEALALASERTFDVAIIDVRLPKVDGLTIFRRLRLRAPTTAVILMTAFATVPDAVASLREGAYDYVTKPFDPEELTLRVIGHISEHVSLKRELEEARRLVATRETGSPIVGHTPAMVRLVERVSTVAQSDAPVLITGESGSGKELVAHTLHARGPRKAAPFVTLDCAAFPEELIELTLFGEAEPPPKTSSTRRRHIGRFREADGGTLLLADVAALPLPTQAKLLRVLEEGVVQPVGGGDPVSINARLITSTTDDLKALVAEGKFRDDLFYRINVLDLTVPPLRERRADMPLLVAHFLRRFCPGRVPPGIGPRAWDALTEYPFPGNVRELAHAIERAVVLARGGEIDLEHLPDDIVGPIPSSASVGAKIEPLAVAMKECEKRHIVHALDLANGDEPVAADLLGISVKSLKQKMERHDITDHGPRTEREEH, from the coding sequence ATGTCGACCTCGGCCGCATCGATGATCGAACGCCTCGCGAACGCCAGGCCGCGCGAGTCGGCGCCGCGTCACTCCGTGCCCCTCGACATCCTCGTCGTCGACGACGAGCAAGCGACGCGCTTGAGCCTCGTCTTCGCGCTGAGCGACGCCGGACACCAAGTGACGGAGGCGTCCGACGGCGAGGAGGCGCTCGCGCTCGCGTCGGAGCGCACCTTCGACGTCGCCATCATCGACGTGCGCCTCCCGAAGGTCGACGGCCTGACCATCTTCCGCCGTCTCCGCCTCCGCGCGCCGACGACCGCGGTCATCCTCATGACCGCGTTCGCGACCGTGCCCGACGCCGTCGCGTCGCTGCGCGAAGGCGCCTACGACTACGTGACGAAGCCCTTCGATCCGGAGGAGCTCACGCTCCGCGTGATCGGCCACATCTCGGAGCACGTCTCGCTCAAGCGCGAGCTCGAAGAGGCGCGCCGTCTCGTCGCGACGCGCGAGACCGGCTCGCCGATCGTCGGCCACACCCCGGCGATGGTGCGTCTCGTCGAGCGCGTCTCCACCGTCGCGCAGAGCGACGCGCCGGTGCTCATCACCGGCGAGAGCGGCTCGGGGAAGGAGCTCGTCGCGCACACGCTCCACGCGCGCGGGCCGCGCAAGGCGGCGCCCTTCGTCACCCTCGACTGCGCGGCGTTCCCGGAGGAGCTCATCGAGCTCACGCTCTTCGGCGAGGCCGAGCCGCCGCCGAAGACGAGCTCGACGCGACGCCGTCACATCGGACGCTTCCGCGAGGCCGACGGCGGCACGCTGCTCCTCGCCGACGTCGCCGCGCTCCCGCTCCCCACCCAGGCGAAGCTCCTGCGCGTGCTCGAGGAGGGCGTCGTGCAGCCGGTCGGCGGCGGCGATCCGGTGTCGATCAACGCGCGCCTCATCACCTCGACCACGGACGACCTCAAGGCGCTCGTCGCGGAGGGGAAGTTCCGCGACGACCTCTTCTATCGCATCAACGTCCTCGACCTCACCGTGCCTCCGCTGCGGGAGCGGCGCGCCGACATGCCGCTCCTCGTCGCGCACTTCCTCCGTCGCTTCTGCCCCGGCCGCGTCCCGCCCGGCATCGGGCCGCGGGCGTGGGACGCGCTGACGGAGTATCCCTTCCCCGGCAACGTGCGCGAGCTCGCCCACGCGATCGAGCGCGCGGTCGTCCTCGCGCGCGGCGGCGAGATCGACCTCGAGCACCTGCCCGACGACATCGTCGGACCGATCCCGTCGAGCGCCTCGGTCGGCGCGAAGATCGAGCCGCTCGCGGTCGCGATGAAGGAGTGCGAGAAGCGGCACATCGTCCACGCGCTGGACCTCGCGAACGGCGACGAGCCCGTCGCCGCCGATCTGCTCGGCATCTCCGTGAAGAGCTTGAAGCAGAAGATGGAGCGCCACGACATCACCGACCACGGCCCGAGGACGGAGCGCGAAGAGCACTGA
- a CDS encoding DUF4139 domain-containing protein: protein MRHALLLAALLPLAGCARTPIVSADGLPLRRVVVYRNGVAYFERAGHVEEDEVRFKMKESEVGDFLATLAVIERGGSSVRSAAFPLKVDDDEPEDGPKKEKTPDEKKGLRKVVLALDGKAHDLEVGYVAESPVWRPSYRVVIDKNGEAYLQAWGIVQNLSGEDWKNVKLSLVAGAPLAFDPQLGSSYVPPRPIVTDQGEVIAAVPRGDTSLRGAKENDRDGDGIPDSDDRCPDDPETYNGIDDEDGCPDRGRVSISSDEDTDTSAREEARKDDKPKAKPKSQPAKTRSSGGPAGQAAPATPPPPPPPPPPPPKTTAPRNLRSLAAVAVESGATRYDLPLPVTVPDRSATMVLLLSKRVSGEALFLFAPDGGVPDSATHPFRVARFVNQTPGVLEKGPIAVFESASFLGQGMLDPLPAGATATVPFALERGLAIDKDEKSDELGERVAKIENGELTIERDSVRQTKYRVRNGGDQPAKVLVRHPRVPGARLHEPPAGTDDNVGTGTALVPTTVKPAANGELVVDERSTIRRREDWFTLLADNAVKAYLADPRADANAKTKLTAAWAIRKEIVARFDARAGLAQENTNLKQQQDETRANLRAIEKNKTADALRAQLTKRLADTSNRLDEVGKKIVEIDSKLAELRIQFKEALRDLKIESAPAPVPR, encoded by the coding sequence ATGCGACACGCCCTCCTCCTCGCCGCTCTCCTTCCACTCGCCGGCTGCGCGCGGACGCCGATCGTCTCCGCGGACGGGCTCCCGCTGCGACGCGTCGTCGTCTACCGGAACGGCGTCGCCTACTTCGAGCGCGCCGGGCACGTCGAGGAGGACGAGGTCCGCTTCAAGATGAAGGAGAGCGAGGTCGGCGACTTCCTCGCGACGCTCGCGGTGATCGAGCGCGGCGGCAGCTCGGTCCGCTCCGCCGCGTTCCCGCTCAAGGTCGACGACGACGAGCCGGAGGACGGACCGAAGAAGGAGAAGACCCCCGACGAGAAGAAGGGCCTCCGGAAGGTCGTCCTCGCGCTCGACGGGAAGGCGCACGACCTCGAGGTCGGCTACGTCGCGGAGTCGCCGGTGTGGCGCCCGTCGTACCGCGTCGTCATCGACAAGAACGGCGAGGCGTACCTCCAGGCGTGGGGCATCGTGCAGAACCTCTCCGGCGAGGACTGGAAGAACGTGAAGCTCTCGCTCGTCGCGGGCGCGCCGCTCGCGTTCGACCCGCAGCTCGGCAGCTCGTACGTGCCGCCGCGACCGATCGTCACCGATCAAGGCGAGGTCATCGCCGCGGTCCCGCGCGGAGACACGTCGCTCCGCGGGGCGAAGGAGAACGATCGCGACGGCGACGGCATCCCCGACTCCGACGACCGCTGCCCCGACGATCCCGAGACGTACAACGGGATCGACGACGAAGACGGATGTCCCGATCGGGGGAGGGTCAGCATCTCTTCGGACGAGGACACGGATACGAGCGCTAGGGAAGAGGCGCGCAAGGACGACAAGCCGAAGGCGAAGCCGAAGAGCCAACCGGCGAAGACGAGGAGCTCGGGCGGACCGGCGGGCCAGGCCGCGCCGGCCACGCCGCCGCCGCCTCCTCCGCCGCCGCCTCCGCCGCCGAAGACGACCGCGCCGCGGAACCTCCGCTCGCTCGCCGCGGTCGCGGTCGAGTCCGGCGCGACGCGCTACGACCTCCCGCTCCCCGTCACGGTGCCGGACCGAAGCGCGACGATGGTGCTCCTCCTCTCGAAGCGCGTCTCGGGGGAGGCGCTCTTCCTCTTCGCGCCCGACGGCGGCGTGCCCGACTCCGCGACGCATCCGTTCCGCGTCGCGCGCTTCGTAAACCAGACGCCGGGGGTGCTCGAGAAGGGGCCGATCGCGGTGTTCGAGAGCGCGTCGTTCCTCGGGCAGGGCATGCTCGATCCCCTCCCCGCCGGCGCGACCGCGACGGTGCCGTTCGCGCTCGAGCGCGGGCTCGCGATCGACAAGGACGAGAAGAGCGACGAGCTCGGCGAACGCGTCGCGAAGATCGAAAACGGCGAGCTCACGATCGAGCGCGACTCGGTCCGGCAGACGAAGTACCGCGTTCGCAACGGCGGCGATCAGCCCGCGAAGGTCCTCGTCCGCCACCCCCGCGTCCCCGGCGCGCGCCTCCACGAGCCGCCGGCGGGCACGGACGACAACGTCGGCACCGGCACCGCGCTCGTGCCCACCACCGTGAAGCCCGCCGCGAACGGCGAGCTCGTCGTCGACGAGCGGAGCACGATCCGCCGCCGCGAGGACTGGTTCACGCTCCTCGCCGACAACGCGGTGAAGGCCTACCTCGCCGATCCGCGCGCGGACGCGAACGCGAAGACGAAGCTCACCGCCGCGTGGGCGATCCGGAAGGAGATCGTCGCGCGGTTCGACGCGCGCGCGGGCCTCGCGCAGGAGAACACGAACCTCAAGCAGCAGCAGGACGAGACGCGCGCGAACCTCCGCGCGATCGAGAAGAACAAGACCGCCGACGCGCTCCGCGCTCAGCTCACGAAGCGCCTCGCCGACACGTCGAACCGCCTCGACGAGGTCGGCAAGAAGATCGTCGAGATCGACTCGAAGCTCGCGGAGCTGCGCATCCAGTTCAAGGAGGCGCTCCGCGATCTCAAGATCGAGTCGGCCCCCGCTCCGGTCCCGCGCTGA
- a CDS encoding HAMP domain-containing histidine kinase, producing the protein MSKAAGKDPLLAAICHDLRAPIAAVTMGANYVLQTTPENEASGRSRRVLQAILRSCKQMERIVRDFGDLSEIEGHAVELRLAVQEAGELAAIAAEGAREAALAKDVDVVVAPPETPLLVRCDRERMLRALAHLLDNAVRFAPPATRVSVAVRDEGADVRFAVTDRGSGLDEETRANLYDRTWHAKRADRVGAGLGLAIVRGFVAAHGGRVDVDAAPGSATTFSIVVPKERVSSTDVSAGPERGPTRS; encoded by the coding sequence ATGAGCAAGGCCGCGGGGAAGGACCCGCTCCTCGCCGCGATCTGTCATGACCTCCGGGCGCCGATCGCGGCGGTCACGATGGGCGCGAACTACGTGCTGCAGACGACGCCCGAGAACGAGGCGAGCGGGCGCTCGCGGCGCGTGCTCCAGGCGATCCTCCGCTCGTGCAAACAGATGGAGCGCATCGTCCGCGACTTCGGGGACCTCTCCGAGATCGAGGGCCACGCGGTGGAGCTGCGCCTCGCGGTGCAGGAGGCCGGCGAGCTCGCCGCGATCGCGGCCGAGGGCGCGCGCGAGGCGGCGCTCGCGAAGGACGTCGACGTCGTCGTCGCGCCGCCGGAGACGCCGCTGCTGGTGCGCTGCGACCGCGAACGGATGCTGCGCGCGCTCGCGCACCTGCTCGACAACGCGGTCCGCTTCGCCCCGCCCGCGACGCGCGTGTCCGTCGCCGTGCGCGACGAGGGCGCCGACGTTCGCTTCGCGGTGACCGATCGTGGCTCCGGCCTCGACGAGGAGACGCGCGCCAACCTCTACGATCGGACCTGGCACGCGAAGCGCGCCGATCGCGTCGGCGCCGGGCTCGGCCTCGCGATCGTGCGCGGCTTCGTCGCGGCGCACGGCGGACGCGTCGACGTCGACGCCGCCCCCGGCTCCGCGACGACCTTCTCGATCGTCGTCCCGAAGGAGCGCGTGTCGAGCACCGACGTCAGCGCGGGACCGGAGCGGGGGCCGACTCGATCTTGA
- a CDS encoding protein kinase: MAERAPGRVDSLIGRDIGNFRIDALLGQGGMGAVYRAWDLSLDRPVALKTVLLDNAHTRALFVRESRAQAKLRHPNVVPVHFVGEHEGLTYLVMELVEGESLAAMIEREKRLSEERALEIVDAVAAALEAALAEGLIHRDVKPSNVLVEKKSGRILLADFGLARAIGAALPDDGGAPSPDATVTKGAIGTPAYIAPELTSGVGPVDHRADIYSLGVTFYEIVTGTRPFGAPTNSRLAAAHEHAPVIEPRVIVPDLSEETENLILRMLVKAPGGRLPDYAQLRRAIAGIHARRFLAPLLPRAGAFVLDLLPFALLDAALTQRFPNGEHRVLVWWLALLVFAWFESKRGATWGKQLVGVHTLTDVGERVPFGNAIVRTYLKLLAPLTIAMIYSAFAILARKHVSHVDIHNRRMLAIVAFACVQWIGLMLLAVGKRRAAFHDRMVKSRVVVDVGAARTRDA; this comes from the coding sequence ATGGCGGAGCGGGCGCCGGGGCGAGTCGACTCGCTGATCGGGCGAGACATCGGGAACTTCCGGATCGACGCGCTGCTCGGCCAGGGCGGCATGGGCGCGGTGTATCGCGCGTGGGACCTCTCGCTCGACCGGCCCGTCGCGCTCAAGACGGTCCTCCTCGACAACGCGCACACGCGCGCGCTCTTCGTGCGCGAATCGCGCGCTCAGGCGAAGCTCCGTCACCCCAACGTCGTGCCCGTGCACTTCGTCGGCGAGCACGAGGGCCTCACCTACCTCGTGATGGAGCTCGTCGAAGGCGAGTCGCTCGCCGCGATGATCGAGCGCGAGAAGCGCCTCTCGGAGGAGCGCGCCCTCGAGATCGTCGACGCCGTCGCCGCCGCGCTCGAGGCCGCGCTGGCGGAGGGCTTGATCCATCGCGACGTCAAGCCGTCGAACGTGCTCGTGGAGAAGAAGTCCGGTCGCATCCTCCTCGCCGACTTCGGGCTCGCGAGGGCGATCGGCGCGGCGCTCCCGGACGACGGTGGCGCGCCGTCGCCCGACGCGACCGTCACGAAGGGCGCGATCGGCACGCCGGCGTACATCGCGCCGGAGCTGACGTCCGGGGTCGGTCCCGTGGACCATCGGGCCGACATCTATTCGCTCGGCGTCACGTTCTACGAGATCGTCACGGGCACGCGGCCGTTCGGAGCGCCGACGAACAGCCGCCTCGCCGCCGCGCACGAGCACGCCCCCGTGATCGAGCCGCGCGTCATCGTCCCGGACCTGAGCGAAGAGACGGAGAACCTGATCCTGCGCATGCTCGTGAAGGCCCCGGGAGGGAGGCTCCCCGACTACGCCCAGCTTCGCCGCGCGATCGCCGGCATCCACGCGCGGCGTTTCCTCGCTCCGCTCCTCCCGCGCGCCGGGGCGTTCGTGCTCGATCTCCTGCCGTTCGCCCTCCTCGACGCGGCGCTCACCCAGCGCTTCCCGAACGGAGAGCATCGCGTGCTCGTCTGGTGGCTCGCGCTGCTCGTCTTCGCCTGGTTCGAGAGCAAGCGCGGCGCGACCTGGGGGAAGCAGCTCGTCGGAGTCCACACGCTGACGGACGTCGGCGAGCGCGTGCCCTTCGGCAACGCGATCGTACGCACCTACTTGAAGCTCCTCGCGCCGCTCACGATCGCGATGATCTACTCGGCCTTCGCGATCCTCGCTCGCAAGCACGTGAGCCACGTGGACATCCACAATCGTCGGATGCTGGCCATCGTGGCGTTCGCCTGCGTGCAATGGATCGGCCTCATGCTGCTCGCCGTTGGCAAACGCCGGGCGGCGTTCCATGATCGAATGGTAAAATCGCGCGTCGTCGTCGACGTGGGCGCCGCGAGGACGCGAGACGCGTGA
- a CDS encoding PHP domain-containing protein, whose amino-acid sequence MRVRWGGAIAWGLVAIVAASGAKGCSAREGCLAGDDGSCKPAAACTKLAFPACDDGRLVVRHVASSAERAAGADALATRGDVLLANDRVQIVLDAIGAPHALAPTGGNVIDLSAGASGDTLNLLYHAVGVLPRDAVAYRSVELEDAAPDHVAVILRGTLDGRPEMTVVSRYELRACEPGVRVRTELFHGGREPDSFFLADAVFWGSREASAFTPLRGRGFVHPDIDLEKLGDALAEEPFFAAQAQNDSDSAYALVPCDRLMLEAFHSSTVTASGSARRVVLPGDGVAYERFLAVAPGPGLGGAADVALQARASLFGEASVVMRGRVRANDGGTIEGGQRHATLLFYEPAPGANPDAPAGRRPWSTVVPAADGTFSVRLPAQRSLRAEVLVLGRPIPEHAAFATGASDGVVPDIVVPRSGVLDVVVHDGSGQPVLAEVVLTPVEGADPDATRGSLFGAVDVEHCAPWLGPAHGASPACNRALTYVDGAVGFAVPTGTFWVYATRGPFATLARSRVEIRPGARASVELAVDTLPGLVPDGVLGADFHVHGGASFDSSLPDRDRARTFVAGGLDVIAATDHDVVTNYASSLRTLGIEDRVVVMPGVETTGQILFYEPPGFGLVPRVIGHYNFWPLPYDPELPRNGAPWDERLEPGALFDVVAALSPERGVAQMNHPFSPTTLGRDEGFLNALHLDVREPARSNAELTRRSAGGRTALDYDTQEVMNGTSTKQFHQYRVAWHAFLSQGILRAGTANSDSHTLAVEVLGYPRNLVFGGHSVAAFDRPRFNADVRAGRMIGTNGPIVLATIEGRGPSLEAFAPGASAALAIEVRAAPWIPVEEVRVLVNGAVARTIGGGAIARPADPFGKDGLVRYRGSVPLAELLAAVPSEEDAWIVVEAGLPLVPVRDLDDDGLPETTDNDGNSVIDESDRADGYREPPRPRESEARFHAYAIANGHWSAAFTNPFLIDRRGDGWKAPAR is encoded by the coding sequence ATGCGCGTGAGGTGGGGCGGAGCGATCGCGTGGGGGCTCGTCGCGATCGTCGCGGCGTCCGGGGCGAAGGGGTGCTCCGCGCGCGAAGGGTGCCTCGCCGGCGACGACGGCTCGTGCAAGCCCGCGGCGGCGTGCACCAAGCTCGCGTTCCCCGCGTGCGACGACGGGCGGCTCGTGGTGCGGCACGTCGCGAGCTCGGCGGAGCGCGCGGCCGGCGCCGACGCCCTCGCGACGCGGGGGGACGTCCTGCTCGCGAACGATCGCGTGCAGATCGTGCTCGACGCGATCGGCGCGCCGCACGCGCTCGCGCCGACCGGCGGCAACGTGATCGACCTCTCCGCCGGCGCGAGCGGCGACACGCTGAACCTCCTCTATCACGCGGTCGGCGTCCTCCCGCGCGACGCGGTCGCGTACCGATCAGTGGAGCTCGAGGACGCCGCGCCCGATCACGTCGCGGTGATCCTCCGCGGCACGCTCGACGGTCGGCCCGAGATGACGGTCGTCTCGCGCTACGAGCTCCGCGCGTGCGAGCCCGGCGTGCGCGTCCGCACCGAGCTGTTCCACGGCGGCCGCGAGCCCGACTCCTTCTTCCTCGCCGACGCCGTCTTCTGGGGCAGCCGCGAGGCGAGCGCGTTCACGCCGCTCCGCGGCCGCGGCTTCGTCCATCCCGACATCGATCTCGAGAAGCTCGGCGACGCGCTCGCGGAGGAGCCGTTCTTCGCCGCGCAGGCGCAGAACGACTCCGACTCGGCCTACGCGCTCGTGCCGTGCGATCGGCTCATGCTCGAGGCGTTCCACAGCAGCACCGTCACCGCGAGCGGCTCCGCGCGCCGCGTCGTGCTCCCCGGCGACGGCGTCGCGTACGAGCGCTTCCTCGCGGTCGCGCCCGGACCCGGGCTCGGCGGCGCGGCGGACGTCGCGCTGCAAGCCCGCGCGTCGCTCTTCGGCGAAGCGAGCGTCGTCATGCGAGGACGCGTGCGCGCGAACGACGGCGGGACGATCGAGGGCGGCCAGCGCCACGCGACGCTCCTCTTCTACGAGCCCGCGCCCGGCGCGAACCCCGACGCGCCGGCGGGGCGGCGGCCGTGGTCGACCGTCGTCCCCGCCGCCGACGGGACCTTCTCCGTGCGCCTGCCCGCGCAGCGCTCGCTCCGCGCCGAGGTCCTCGTCCTCGGCCGGCCGATCCCGGAGCACGCCGCGTTCGCGACCGGAGCGTCGGACGGCGTCGTCCCCGACATCGTCGTCCCGCGCTCCGGCGTCCTCGACGTCGTCGTGCACGACGGCAGCGGTCAGCCCGTCCTCGCCGAGGTCGTCCTCACGCCGGTGGAGGGCGCCGATCCCGACGCGACGCGCGGCTCGCTCTTCGGCGCGGTCGACGTCGAGCACTGCGCGCCGTGGCTCGGACCTGCGCACGGCGCGTCGCCGGCGTGCAACCGCGCGCTCACCTACGTCGACGGCGCGGTCGGCTTCGCCGTTCCGACCGGCACGTTCTGGGTCTACGCGACGCGGGGACCGTTCGCGACCCTCGCGCGATCGCGGGTCGAGATCCGGCCCGGCGCGCGCGCGAGCGTCGAGCTCGCCGTCGACACGCTGCCCGGCCTCGTCCCCGACGGCGTGCTCGGCGCCGACTTCCACGTCCACGGCGGCGCGAGCTTCGACAGCAGTCTGCCCGATCGCGATCGCGCGCGGACCTTCGTCGCCGGCGGCCTCGACGTCATCGCCGCGACCGATCACGACGTCGTCACCAACTACGCGAGCTCGCTCCGTACGCTCGGGATCGAGGACCGCGTCGTCGTCATGCCCGGCGTGGAGACGACGGGACAGATCCTCTTCTACGAGCCGCCCGGGTTCGGGCTCGTCCCGCGCGTGATCGGCCACTACAACTTCTGGCCGCTGCCCTACGACCCGGAGCTCCCGCGCAACGGCGCGCCGTGGGACGAGCGGCTCGAGCCCGGCGCGCTGTTCGACGTCGTCGCCGCGCTGAGCCCCGAGCGCGGCGTCGCGCAGATGAACCACCCCTTTTCGCCGACCACGCTCGGCCGCGACGAGGGCTTCCTCAACGCGCTCCACCTCGACGTCCGCGAGCCGGCGCGGTCGAACGCGGAGCTCACGAGGCGATCGGCCGGCGGGCGCACCGCGCTCGACTACGACACGCAAGAGGTGATGAACGGAACGAGCACGAAGCAGTTCCATCAGTACCGCGTCGCGTGGCACGCGTTCCTCTCGCAAGGGATCCTCCGCGCCGGCACCGCGAACAGCGACTCGCACACGCTCGCGGTCGAGGTGCTCGGCTATCCCCGGAACCTCGTCTTCGGCGGACACTCCGTCGCCGCGTTCGATCGACCCCGCTTCAACGCCGACGTCCGCGCGGGCCGCATGATCGGGACCAACGGCCCCATCGTCCTCGCGACGATCGAGGGACGGGGCCCCTCGCTCGAGGCGTTCGCGCCGGGCGCCTCCGCGGCGCTCGCGATCGAGGTCCGCGCCGCGCCGTGGATCCCGGTCGAGGAGGTCCGCGTCCTCGTGAACGGCGCGGTCGCGCGCACGATCGGCGGCGGAGCGATCGCGCGGCCCGCCGATCCGTTCGGGAAGGACGGGCTCGTGCGCTACCGCGGATCCGTCCCGCTCGCCGAGCTCCTCGCGGCGGTCCCGAGCGAAGAGGACGCATGGATCGTCGTCGAGGCGGGCCTGCCGCTCGTGCCGGTGCGCGACCTCGACGACGACGGTCTACCCGAAACGACCGACAACGACGGTAATAGCGTCATCGACGAAAGTGACCGTGCCGACGGATACCGCGAGCCGCCGCGTCCGCGCGAGAGCGAGGCGCGCTTCCACGCGTACGCGATCGCGAACGGCCACTGGAGCGCCGCGTTCACGAACCCATTCCTGATCGACCGCCGCGGCGACGGCTGGAAGGCGCCGGCGCGATGA
- a CDS encoding delta-60 repeat domain-containing protein, with translation MCPTARPPSSCRRRSRSRSPPRVPTSSCRSRPEGSFYVAGWAAASAAGDRLVIVAKIGANGAPDTSFGAGGAAMTSMIFAGGNDEIDVVVQPSGKIVVAATIPSDVTAGDRDVGFVRLDAGGAVDGTFGSSGFRRFSINTALDGGTGALSGIDALRALAVGADGALYFHGAGRNKGAARTDTDFVVGKLDVDGSPVAAYGADGDATYRLDIDEAGATPRSIVVLADGSVYAAGYANTTTVGDTVQPVIFNLDPSGKLVTGRLFHEPVLARSTEVYGLALHGDTLITGGYGRETGDTNDWVSLKLDLTNFTRDTSYGGAAKGAVIVKTPMFLTGSACRGAVALPGGRTLLFGTTGTSNTPEQTALFGVIDANGALDPSYDGAVHAVDYGTTGADAIWSAAVSGNNVLLAGYRGHTSQTDTENDDSYVTVIPLR, from the coding sequence GTGTGCCCGACGGCTCGGCCCCCTTCGTCGTGCCGGCGTCGATCGAGGTCCCGCTCTCCGCCGCGGGTCCCGACCAGCTCATGTCGGTCGCGGCCGGAGGGCAGCTTCTACGTCGCGGGCTGGGCCGCGGCGTCGGCGGCCGGCGACCGCCTCGTCATCGTCGCGAAGATCGGCGCGAACGGCGCGCCCGACACGAGCTTCGGCGCCGGCGGCGCCGCGATGACGTCGATGATCTTCGCCGGCGGCAACGACGAGATCGACGTCGTCGTCCAGCCGAGCGGCAAGATCGTCGTCGCCGCCACGATCCCGAGCGACGTGACCGCCGGCGATCGCGACGTCGGCTTCGTGCGCCTCGACGCGGGCGGAGCCGTGGACGGCACCTTCGGCTCGTCGGGCTTCCGTCGCTTCTCGATCAACACCGCGCTCGACGGCGGGACCGGAGCGCTCTCCGGCATCGACGCGCTGCGCGCGCTCGCCGTCGGCGCCGACGGTGCGCTCTACTTCCACGGCGCAGGCCGCAACAAGGGCGCGGCCCGAACGGACACCGACTTCGTCGTCGGAAAGCTCGACGTGGACGGGAGCCCGGTCGCCGCGTACGGCGCCGACGGAGACGCGACCTACCGCCTCGACATCGACGAAGCCGGCGCCACGCCGCGGAGCATCGTCGTCCTCGCCGACGGCTCGGTCTACGCGGCGGGTTACGCCAACACCACGACGGTCGGGGACACCGTGCAGCCGGTCATCTTCAACCTCGATCCCTCCGGCAAGCTCGTGACGGGGCGGCTCTTCCACGAGCCGGTGCTCGCGCGCTCGACCGAGGTCTACGGCCTCGCGCTGCACGGCGACACGCTCATCACCGGCGGATACGGACGCGAGACCGGCGACACCAACGACTGGGTGTCGCTCAAGCTCGATCTCACCAACTTCACGCGCGACACGAGCTACGGCGGCGCGGCGAAGGGCGCCGTCATCGTGAAGACGCCGATGTTCCTGACCGGCAGCGCGTGCCGCGGCGCCGTCGCGCTCCCCGGCGGCCGCACGCTGCTCTTCGGCACGACCGGCACCAGCAACACGCCGGAGCAGACGGCCCTCTTCGGCGTCATCGACGCGAACGGCGCGCTCGACCCGTCCTACGACGGCGCGGTGCACGCCGTCGACTACGGCACCACCGGCGCCGACGCGATCTGGTCCGCGGCGGTGTCGGGGAACAACGTCCTCCTCGCCGGCTACCGGGGCCACACGAGCCAGACGGACACCGAGAACGACGACTCCTACGTCACGGTCATCCCGCTGCGCTGA